ACCTCGATGCCGTGATCACACAGTTGCATGTGGGGTTGCCACGTTTGGCGGACGATCATAACCGGGTGCGCGGCATAACGGCGTGGCCGTGGATAGTTAGTATCAACTTGAACGTACATTAGAATTACAATCCGCTCATTCCGGCCCTGTCATACGTGCTGATCCTGAAGACGGCCGGCCGCATCTACGGGCTGGACCTGGGCAAGGAACACCACAATCCCCAGTGCCAGCAGGTCGGCGACAAACACAAGCATCGCTGGACCGAGCAGTTTCGGGATAAGGAAGCCTGTGTGCCCGGGGACATCACGGCCACTGCGGAGAATCCGGTAGCGGTGTGGACAGAGTTTTGTGCGCAGGCCAAGATCGAGCACTGCGGGCGGATGCGTCCACCACCCCCACGCACAGGAGACCTTTTCCTATGAATGCGACGGATCTGTGCGCGGAGCTGAATCGCGGCCTAGGCGGGTTGTTCGCGTGCGCCCCGCACGGCGACTACTGCCGCATCCGCACCCCGTATCTCTACCCGGATGGCGATAACATCGACCTGTTCTGCAAAGCGGACGGCGATATGACCATGGTGTCCGACCTTGGTGAGACCAACCGATGGTTGCGAACGCAGACCTTGTCGCCGCGTCGCTCGCCCAAGCAGAACGCATTGATCTCGGATATTTGCCAGACCCACGGCGTCGAGTTCTACAAGGGCATGCTGTTAGCCCGCTGCCGCCCAGGGGCCTCCTTGGCCGCCGTTGCCTTGCGCGTCGCGCAGGCCGCACTGCGCGTTTCCGACCTGTGGTTCACGTTCCGTACACGGGCGGTGGAGTCGGTCACGGATGAAGTGGCGGATGTGCTCACTGAGCGGGCATTAAGCTTCGAACGTGGCGAGAAGCTGGCGGGGCGCTCGGGTCGCACCTGGACGGTGGATTTCCATATTCGCGCGCCTGCGCGGAGCTCGCTGGTCTATGTGATGAGCACGGGTAGCCGTTCCGCCGCGAGATCGGTGGCCGAGCATGTCCTGGCCGCATGGTACGACCTGAACCATTTGGCAGCCGGCCCGGAAGCGCTGCGCTTTGTATCTTTGTTCGACGATACTACCGACGTTTGGAGCGTGGAGGATTTCGCGCTGGTGGAGCCGCTGTCCACCGTCGCGCGCTGGTCGGAACCGGATCGGTTTATCGAGGTGCTGGCAGAGGCGGCGTGACCACCGACACCAGCGAGAAGGGTCTCGAGAGCCTCATCGTCGCGGCGATGACCGGGCTCTGGGAGGCGCCGGTGCGGGAAGGCGGTGTCTCCAAGCCGCCGACGCCCTACGGCGGTACGGGCTGGCTTTACGGACACGCCGAGGACTACGACCGCGAGCACTGCGTGGATCTGTTCCAGCTCCGCGCCTTCCTGGGCGCGACGCAGCCGCAAGTCGCAGAGGCGCTGGACCTCGGCCAGGACGGCCCGACGCGGCGCACGTTTCTGGCACGCCTCCAGGGTGAGATCACGAAACGCGGCACGATCGAGGTGCTGCGCCACGGGGTCAGGCACGGGCCGCATCACCTCGACCTCTTCTACGGCACACCGTCGCCAGGCAACGAACGGGCGCAGGTGCTGTACGCGGCCAACCGCTTCAGCGTGACGCGCCAAGTGCGCTACAGCCGCGACGAGACGCAGCTCACCCTCGATCTGGGCCTCTTCATCAACGGTCTGCCGGTCGCCACCTTCGAGCTGAAGAACAGCCTCACCAAGCAGACGGTCGAGGACGCCATCCAGCAGTACAGGCGCGACCGCGACCCGCGCGAAAAGCTCTTCGAGTTCGGACGTTGTGTCGTGCACTTCGCTGTGGACGATCACGAGGTGCGCTTCTGCACGCACCTAAACGGCAAGGGCTCGTGGTTCCTGCCCTTCAACCTGGGCTGGAACGACGGTGCGGGCAACCCGCCCAACCGGGATGGTCTCAAGACCGACTACCTCTGGAAGCGCGTCCTCACGCGTGAAGGGCTGACCGACAACCTGGAGAACTACGCCCAGGTCGTCGTGACCAAGGACGAGAAGACCGGCCGCAAGATCGCGGTACAGATCTGGCCGCGCTACCACCAGCTCGATGTGGTGCGGAAGCTCCTGGCCGACGCCGGTCGGCACGACGCGGGCCGGCGTTATCTGATCCAGCACTCGGCGGGGAGCGGCAAGTCCAATTCCATCGCTTGGCTCGCCCACCAGCTCATCGGGCTGCATGGGAGGGGGCACCCAGAAGCGGATGCCCCTACATTCGATTCGATCATCGTCGTCACCGATCGGAAGATCCTCGACCAGCAGATCCGTGACACGATCAAGCAGTTCGCGCAGGTGGGCGCGACCGTAGGCCACGCCGAACGCTCGGGCGATCTGCGTAAGTTTATCGCCGAGGGCAAGAAGATCATCATCTCCACCGTGCAGAAGTTCCCGTTCATCCTCGATGAGATCGGCAGCGAGCACCGCGGCCGGCGTTTCGCCATCGTCATCGACGAGGCACATTCGAGCCAGGGCGGCCGCACCTCGGCCGCGCTCTCCATGGCGCTTTCGACGGCTGGGGCCGAGGAGGACGATGAGACCACCGAAGACAAGATCAACCGGCTCATGGAGGCCAAGAAGCTCCTACCCAACGCGAGCTACTTCGCATTCACCGCCACGCCCAAGAACAAGACGCTGGAGATCTTCGGCGAGGCGCTGCCGCCCGATGCCGAGGGCAAGGTGCGGCACCGGCCCTTTCACACCTACACGATGAAGCAAGCAATCCAAGAGGGCTTCATCCTGGACGTACTCAAGCACTACACGCCGGTCGAGAGTTACTACAAGCTGATCAAGAAGGTCGAGAGCGACCCGGAGTTCGACACCAAGCGTGCCAAGAAGAAGCTGCGTCGCTATGTGGAGAGCCATGACCACGCCATCCGGCTCAAGGCCGAGATCATGGCGGACCACTTTCACGAGCAAGTGCTGGCCTTGAACAAGATCGGCGGGCAGGCGCGGGCGATGGTGGTGACCAGCGGCATCGAGCGCGCCATTCAATACCACCACGCGATCCGTGAGTATCTGGCCGCGCGCAAGAGCCCGTACCGGGCCATCGTGGCCTTCTCCGGCGAGCACGACTACGGCGGCACGAAGGTGACAGAGGCATCGCTCAACGGATTCCCGTCGAGCCGGATCGCCAACGAGATCCGAAACGACCCGTATCGTTTCCTCATCTGCGCCGACAAGTTCCAGACCGGCTACGACGAGCCGCTGCTGCACACGATGTACGTGGACAAGATGCTCTCGGGCATCAAGGCGGTGCAAACGCTCTCGCGGCTCAACCGTGCGCATTCGCAGAAGCACGATGTGTTCGTGCTCGACTTCATGAACGACGCGGACACGATCCAGATGGCGTTCTCCGACTATTACCGCACCACGATCCTCGCCGAGGAGACCGACCCCAACAAGCTGCACGACCTGAAGGCGGCGCTCGACGGCTACCAGGTCTACGCCGCCGCCCAGATCGAGCAGCTCGTGGCGCTGTATCTGGGCGGGGCAGACCGTGACAAGCTCGACCCGATCCTCGATGCCTGCGTGGCGGTCTACAGGGCACAGCTCGACGAGGACGGACAAGTGGACTTCAAGGGCAAGGCCAAGGCGTTCACGCGCGCCTATGGTTTTCTTGCCTCGATCCTCCCCTATACCGATGCGGAGTGGGAGAAGCTCTCGATCTTCCTGAACTTCCTCGTACCGAAGCTGCCCGCGCCCGTCGAGGAGGACCTGTCGAAGGGGATCCTCGAAGTGATCGACATGGACAGCTACCGCGTCGAAAAGCAGTCGGCCATGAAGATCCAATTACCGGACGAAGACGCCGAGATCGAGCCGGTGCCGACGACCGGCGGCGGGCCCAAGCCGGAGCCTGACTTGGACCGGCTGTCGAATATTCTCAAGACCTTCAACGACCAGTTCGGGAACATCGCGTGGTCCGATGCCGACCGGGTCCACAAGCTCATCACCGAGGACATCCCGGCGCGGGTGGCGGCGGATACGGCCTTCCAGAACGCGAAGAAGAACTCCGACAAGCAGAACGCCCGCATCGAGCACGACAAGGCGTTGGCACGGGTGATGACCGCGGTGCTCAAGGACGACACCGAGTTGTTCAAGCAGTTCATGGACAACGAGTCGTTCAAACGATGGCTGACGGACACCGTGTTCGGGCTCACCTATGAGCCACCGGTGGCGGTAGACTGAATGGGCAGTCGTTAGCACCCGTGCCGAAGAAAGCTCTCGTAATTGGGCACCCCGAGCGTACGGCCAGCCTCAAGGTGGCCGAGGCAATTCTGGGCTTGATCGCTCAGGTCCCAAACACCGACGAGCCAAAGAGTCCCGATCCCGGCACTCGCGCCCGCGTCATTGCCAGTCGTGCCGCCATGAAGGCGGCTCTTACCGCAGGCAGCCTTGCGCTGCCGCCTGGTACCCTTGGCTGGCTCACGATGCTTCCTGAACTAGTGGCGGTTTGGAAACTTCAGGCTCAGATGGTTGCCGATATCGCAGGGATCTATGATAAGAACGCCTACCTGACTCGCGAGCAGATGATATACTGCCTGTTCCGGCACACCGCAGCGCAGGCCGTGCGGGATTTAGTCGTCCGCGTCGGCGAGCGCATCTTGGTTCAAGGGGTGTCCCTTGGCGCGATGCAGGTGATCGCACGCGAGGTCGGAATCAGTATCACACGGCGCGCGATCAGAAAGGGGGTATCCAGATGGCTTCCCGTTATCGGTGCGCTTGGCGTCGGGACCTACGCTTACTTCGATACCGCCCAGGTAGCGCGTACCGCAATTGAGCTTTTCGAGCGGGAGATTACCCTGGATTGCAGTTCACCTCAACAGTTCTAGGCCGTCATACTGCCGCACAGGGGAAAACATCGTACTCTTTGGGCCACCGGGGAAGCCTTGTCATGCGCCTGTGGTCGCGCATCCTGAATATCTG
The sequence above is a segment of the Pseudomonadota bacterium genome. Coding sequences within it:
- a CDS encoding DUF1828 domain-containing protein, with product MNATDLCAELNRGLGGLFACAPHGDYCRIRTPYLYPDGDNIDLFCKADGDMTMVSDLGETNRWLRTQTLSPRRSPKQNALISDICQTHGVEFYKGMLLARCRPGASLAAVALRVAQAALRVSDLWFTFRTRAVESVTDEVADVLTERALSFERGEKLAGRSGRTWTVDFHIRAPARSSLVYVMSTGSRSAARSVAEHVLAAWYDLNHLAAGPEALRFVSLFDDTTDVWSVEDFALVEPLSTVARWSEPDRFIEVLAEAA
- a CDS encoding type I restriction endonuclease subunit R; amino-acid sequence: MTTDTSEKGLESLIVAAMTGLWEAPVREGGVSKPPTPYGGTGWLYGHAEDYDREHCVDLFQLRAFLGATQPQVAEALDLGQDGPTRRTFLARLQGEITKRGTIEVLRHGVRHGPHHLDLFYGTPSPGNERAQVLYAANRFSVTRQVRYSRDETQLTLDLGLFINGLPVATFELKNSLTKQTVEDAIQQYRRDRDPREKLFEFGRCVVHFAVDDHEVRFCTHLNGKGSWFLPFNLGWNDGAGNPPNRDGLKTDYLWKRVLTREGLTDNLENYAQVVVTKDEKTGRKIAVQIWPRYHQLDVVRKLLADAGRHDAGRRYLIQHSAGSGKSNSIAWLAHQLIGLHGRGHPEADAPTFDSIIVVTDRKILDQQIRDTIKQFAQVGATVGHAERSGDLRKFIAEGKKIIISTVQKFPFILDEIGSEHRGRRFAIVIDEAHSSQGGRTSAALSMALSTAGAEEDDETTEDKINRLMEAKKLLPNASYFAFTATPKNKTLEIFGEALPPDAEGKVRHRPFHTYTMKQAIQEGFILDVLKHYTPVESYYKLIKKVESDPEFDTKRAKKKLRRYVESHDHAIRLKAEIMADHFHEQVLALNKIGGQARAMVVTSGIERAIQYHHAIREYLAARKSPYRAIVAFSGEHDYGGTKVTEASLNGFPSSRIANEIRNDPYRFLICADKFQTGYDEPLLHTMYVDKMLSGIKAVQTLSRLNRAHSQKHDVFVLDFMNDADTIQMAFSDYYRTTILAEETDPNKLHDLKAALDGYQVYAAAQIEQLVALYLGGADRDKLDPILDACVAVYRAQLDEDGQVDFKGKAKAFTRAYGFLASILPYTDAEWEKLSIFLNFLVPKLPAPVEEDLSKGILEVIDMDSYRVEKQSAMKIQLPDEDAEIEPVPTTGGGPKPEPDLDRLSNILKTFNDQFGNIAWSDADRVHKLITEDIPARVAADTAFQNAKKNSDKQNARIEHDKALARVMTAVLKDDTELFKQFMDNESFKRWLTDTVFGLTYEPPVAVD
- a CDS encoding EcsC family protein, translating into MPKKALVIGHPERTASLKVAEAILGLIAQVPNTDEPKSPDPGTRARVIASRAAMKAALTAGSLALPPGTLGWLTMLPELVAVWKLQAQMVADIAGIYDKNAYLTREQMIYCLFRHTAAQAVRDLVVRVGERILVQGVSLGAMQVIAREVGISITRRAIRKGVSRWLPVIGALGVGTYAYFDTAQVARTAIELFEREITLDCSSPQQF